Sequence from the Bacillus thermozeamaize genome:
ATCACGGTAATGGCAGCATCAGCGGACGATTGTGACGAAATGTCGATTCCGCCAACGGTGATATTCGTCGCAGCCGTAATAGCAGCATCCAACGTCAATAGTATCGTCGTGCCATCTAGGGCTTTATACGTTTGACCATCGGTCGATGTTCCAATGACATTCCCATTGGAGTCTTTTAATGTTGTGGAATCAATCGTATAGCTTCCCGCTTGCAACGCAGTATTTGTAAATTCAGCCACACCGGTTGCCTTACCGCCGGAAATCCTAATCGTACCGGAGTCGATCGCTTGAGTAAATACAAAAGTATCGTCTCCTTCACCAATTTTCGCTGTCCAGGTCTTTCCATCAGCAGTTGTTGCAACAACATTACCATCAGCGTCTTTTAGATCAGTTCCATCCACGAAATAAACACCGTCAGCTATATCTGTTGCACTACCAACTTTGTTATAATTAACCGTTTCTTCCAACTTGACATTTCCTGTAACACCAAGCGCTAATCCACGCATGTCACCGATGCTGATTTTCAAGTTTTGCTGCTCATTGGCGCCAATGTGGAAGGTTCCTTGGAAGGTGCCGTTTAACAGTTTTTGTGTGTTGAACTCGGTCGTATTCCCAATTCTCGAAAGTTCTTCAGCCAGTTGGTCGATTTCCTTTTGCAATTCAGCCCGGTCGGAAGCCGTGTTGGTGTCGTTGGCCGCCTGGACTGCCAATTCGCGCATCCGCTGCAGGATGGCATGGGTTTCGTTCAATGCGCCTTCCGCCGTTTGAATGAGCGAAATCCCGTCTTGCGCGTTTTTGACCGCCATGTTCAAGCCGCGAATTTGCCCGCGCATTTTTTCTGAGATGGCCAGACCCGCCGCATCATCGCCGGCACGGTTGATGCGCAGACCGGAAGACAGTTTCTCCAAGTTTTTCGCCGTCGCAGTGTTGTTAATGGACAACTGGCGATACG
This genomic interval carries:
- a CDS encoding flagellin, giving the protein MIINHNISALNTYRQLSINNTATAKNLEKLSSGLRINRAGDDAAGLAISEKMRGQIRGLNMAVKNAQDGISLIQTAEGALNETHAILQRMRELAVQAANDTNTASDRAELQKEIDQLAEELSRIGNTTEFNTQKLLNGTFQGTFHIGANEQQNLKISIGDMRGLALGVTGNVKLEETVNYNKVGSATDIADGVYFVDGTDLKDADGNVVATTADGKTWTAKIGEGDDTFVFTQAIDSGTIRISGGKATGVAEFTNTALQAGSYTIDSTTLKDSNGNVIGTSTDGQTYKALDGTTILLTLDAAITAATNITVGGIDISSQSSADAAITVIQNAIEKVSAERSKLGAYQNRLEHTINNLGTSAENLQAAESRIRDVDMAKEMMEFTKNSILAQAATAMLAQANQVPQGVLQLLR